The genomic segment CCTCTCATCCGGAGCAAAATCGCTGGAAAAGCGCATATGATGGTGAGCGGCTGCCGGGTTGTATTGCCTGGAGCACGCGAGACGGATGGAGAAGTATATGTTGATTTTATGCATTCCGGTTCTTCCACCTTCCTTGACCGGGAAGCGAGGCGTCATGATTTTATTCATAAAAGCAGCCTAGGCTTGTATCAATATGAAGTGAACCTTCAGCCTCATGGAGAGAAGCTCAGCTTTATGGCAGGCGGCGTCGTAGGCGACGGCCGTACCCGAATTATGCCAGGGCTGTTATCCGTCTGGTCCATCAAGGTCCCTACTGTTGATTTGGCCGGCATGTCTATTAACGAAGGTGTCGACCTGAACAATGTTAACAGAATAGAGATGATGGTTGAAGGCAAGGCAGAGGCTTACGCCTCGCAGCGGACAAATGACCGTTTGAAGGGATTTGTAGTATCCAAGCCAAATGTGGATAATGCGGGTGATTCCGAGCTGTTTGCAGCGGCTCCTATCGAGGAGCAAGAAATTCGCTATACGGTAATCGAGCTGTAAGCGGCATTTAAAATGCTTGCATGAAATAGAAATTTATAGATTGTGAATGATTGTTGGGGCCAGCTCACGGATGAGCTGGCCTGTTTTATTTTTTTCGATGGGCATCATGATAAAGAGGGCCGCCAGTCATGCCTTCTTTACTTTGTTTGGGTTGGCCCGATTAAGGGGAATAATATTGCAGCAATGGCTCGCAGCCTGTGAGATTTACTTGCCTAGTGAAAAACCAATAGAGCTGCCTGCAAGGCTGTAACCCAAACTTGGAAGGGGTGCTTCACATGACAAAATTAACGGTTGGATCGGAAAATCATGCTCCTATTGAGCTTTTTTATGAGGATCGGGGTACAGGAAAGCCGGTGGTGCTCATTCACGGCTGGCCGCTGAGCGGCCGTTCGTGGGAGTATCAGGTGCCGGCGCTGATCGATGCTGGTTATCGTGTCATTACCTATGACCGCCGCGGATTTGGACAATCCTCTCAGCCTTGGGAAGGCTACGATTATGATACCTTTGCTGCTGATTTGCATAAGCTGCTTGAACATCTTGACCTGAGGGAGGCTGCTCTCGTCGGGTTCTCAATGGGCGGGGGCGAGGTAGCCCGCTACATTGGCACTTACGGAACGGAGCGGGTTCAAAAAGCCGTCTTGGCGGCAGCTGTCCCGCCATATCTATATAAAACCGAGGGCAATCCTGATGGCGGCGTTGATGATGCCCTGATCAAGGAGTTCGAGGACGGGGTAAAGAAGGATCGCCTGGCCTTTCTTGATGGATTTACTAAAAACTTTTTCGCCGCTGGGGAAAAGTCGGATTTGGTAAGCGAGCCGGCTCGCTTGTACAACCGCGATATTGCCGCTTTCGCCTCGCCGAAGGGGACGCTGGATTGCATCAAGGCGTTTGGGCGCACCGATTTCCGCGATGATTTAACAAAAATAAATGTGCCGACGCTCATTATCCACGGCGATTCCGATGCGATTGTGCCATTCGAAGTAAGTGGAAAACGTTCGCACAAAGCCATTGCAGGCAGCAGGCTTGCTTTAATTAAAGGCGGTCCGCATGGCGTTAATGCGACGCATCCCGAGGCATTCAATAAAGCCTTAATTGCGTTTCTAAACGGGTAGAAAACGGTCTAACAAACAAGAACCGCTGAATGACCAGCCAGCATAAGAGCTTGCTCTTGGCGGGTCGCCAGCGGTTTTTTTATGCAGGCTAGAGGAATGCGTGTATTAAAAATAAAACGGTAAAAGCCAGTCCCGAACGCAAATGCCATTTTCGGTCAAGCCGCTTGTATCTAAACAAGCCTGAGACGGGCACTGGAAGCAGCATAAGCAGAGCCAGCAATCCGGTTATATTGCTAAAATCCAGTTTGATGCCATACATAAACACAGCCACTGCATGAAGTGCAATAAAGGCAATCGCGATAATGGCAATAGGCGTATGCCATCTTCGTGCGAAGCGAAGAAGGGTTGCCATTCCTTTTTTTACCTGGCTCCATTGATCCCATATTCGAAGTTTAATGAGTATCAGCAATCCATAGTTTGCGAGAACCAAAAACAAGGCGATGCGGGCATCTGAGCCAAAGTCTTTGAACGTATGCTCGAACCTGCGATTGTGCACGGTTGCAGCAGGCAGATGAGCCAGGCCCCAAAGCTCCCATATTACAAATAACACGGATAAGATGAGGACTCCGAAAACCCATTTTCGATCTTTTGCGGGAATCCATTGCGGTTTTAATGTAGGCGCTTTCCTTGTGTCCATGGCCGGATTCCTCCTATATAAGAATTGCGATTAATATACCCTATAAGGATGAAAATAATATTAAAAAGTCCATGAGTGTGATCGCATTGGCATTTCCTGCTTCAGGTTTTCATGCAGTAGAGTAAATGGTATAATTTAGGCAGTCTTTGAAAGAGGAGGATGACGTTATAAAGATGAAAGCCTTGAAGGAGATTGGCAGTTGGGTCAGCACTTTCGGCATTGCAGTTGTACTTTCATTAATTATTGGTGTATTTATTATTCAGCCCTATAAGGTTGACGGTCATTCAATGGACCCGACTTTGCAGGATAAGGAACGAATTTACGTTTCGAAAATCTCTCATACGTTATCCGAGCTCCCGGATTATGGCGATGTGGTCGTGATCGACAGCCGGGTGAATAGAGAACGGCATTTGACAGACGATCTTTTGGAGCATCCGCTGCTGCAGCTTTTTATGAAAAATAATACGAATGACAACACCGTGTTTTATGTCAAAAGAGTGCTCGGCAAACCAGGCGATGTGCTGGAATTTAAGGATCATAAAACCTTTCGCAATGGCGTGGCGCTAGACGAGCCTTATTTGAATGAAACGATGAATTTTGTTTCGGATCAGCAATGGAACGTTCCTGAAGGGCATATTTTCGTCATGGGCGACAATCGCAATCATAGCTCGGACAGCAGGGAAATCGGATATATTCCGCTCGATCATGTGATGGGCGTTAAAAAGTTTCCTTAATTGCTCAGTAGATTCTTGTTCTGATTCTATAGCATCTCTAATATAAGCCTAAAGAGCCCTCCATAGTGAGGGTTTTTTCTGTTGTCTCAGGCTCTTGTCATTTTCCTGTCATTGGAAAGAGCTATACTAATGCTAACGGGCATTTATTAGGATGATAAGGAATGAGGGAAAGCAATGAAAAAAAGTTCAACAATGAAATTGGGTTTGGTTTTAATTTTGACTTTTGTTTTGTTAAGTGGTTGCATTACTTCGGCCAGTACTATAACGGTTTCCTATAGTAATGGGCTGCCAGACACCTCGGAGCATGTATTTATACGCTATTCCGATGGAACGGTCACACAGGTGCCGGATGTTAACGCAGGGGAAACATCGGTAACCGTAAATACCTATGCCAATAAAACGATGATGGGCGGGTATGTAACGGAT from the Paenibacillus sp. BIHB 4019 genome contains:
- the lepB gene encoding signal peptidase I, yielding MKALKEIGSWVSTFGIAVVLSLIIGVFIIQPYKVDGHSMDPTLQDKERIYVSKISHTLSELPDYGDVVVIDSRVNRERHLTDDLLEHPLLQLFMKNNTNDNTVFYVKRVLGKPGDVLEFKDHKTFRNGVALDEPYLNETMNFVSDQQWNVPEGHIFVMGDNRNHSSDSREIGYIPLDHVMGVKKFP
- a CDS encoding alpha/beta hydrolase, producing the protein MTKLTVGSENHAPIELFYEDRGTGKPVVLIHGWPLSGRSWEYQVPALIDAGYRVITYDRRGFGQSSQPWEGYDYDTFAADLHKLLEHLDLREAALVGFSMGGGEVARYIGTYGTERVQKAVLAAAVPPYLYKTEGNPDGGVDDALIKEFEDGVKKDRLAFLDGFTKNFFAAGEKSDLVSEPARLYNRDIAAFASPKGTLDCIKAFGRTDFRDDLTKINVPTLIIHGDSDAIVPFEVSGKRSHKAIAGSRLALIKGGPHGVNATHPEAFNKALIAFLNG